CCTTCTCGCGGATATCCGATTCCAGTCCCAGTGGCAGTTGCCTGATCACTTCCGTAAAATGCGCGCTTTCACATACCTCCTCAATATCGGCCTCACTGAATGGCAGACCAAGTGTAACATTATAGGCGATGGTATTCTCAAATATCTCCGGCTCCTGCGGAAAAAGCGTCACGGTTTCATTGAGCGTATCCAGTTCATATGATTTCCCGTCTACCGTAAGCTGCATACCGGGCTGCGGATCGTATAATCCACGGAGCAACGACAGGAGCGTACTTTTGCCACTGCCACTCTCTCCTATCAGCGCAATGCGTTTACCTCTGGGTATGTTGATATTCAACTGGTGTAAACTTTGCGGAGCGTGCTCACTATCATATGCGTCACGATGAGAAAAGCTCAGGTCTTTGATATTGATCTCCCGCCATGTATCTGGCAGGTCCGTCGGTGCATCCGGACGATGCTGTCTTTTAAATGCCTCGTCAATATTGGCCGCCGTTTGTACATAGGTGTTATACTGCGTAATATCCGTATATTGCCAGGCAAAATCATAAAACACACTGGTGAACTGATTGACATATCCCAGTAAAGTAACTAGTCCCGCTACGTAAAATACCGTTCCCGGCTTCCAGTATTGCAGAATGTAACCCACTGCTACCACACAATAAATGACCGTAATCAGCATATCTGCTACAAACCACTTCCATTCATTTACACGGATGTTCTTTTTAAACGGTGGTATTATATTATGTACCTTGGATAACAGACCGGTCTCCATACTCTTCTCCAACCGCAGGGTGATCACCGTCATAATGTTAGACAGACTGTCGAACAAGGTGGAAGACACCACATGCTCCTTTTCGTTGACCTCATCCAGTGTACGGATGAAGGGCTTGTCAAATTTAAAGAGTACCCAGATCGTGATCACGCCCAGCAAAATACCGATCGTACCAAATAAAGGTGAAAAATATACAATAGCGACAACTGAAAAAATGAGCTTCCCTACGGCCCGCAGGTACATAAAGCCATGATCAAAGAAGGTCTTCAGTGCATCGTACGCTTTACGTATACGATTAATAGTAGCACCACTGTGATGGTCCTGGTGCCACTTTACCGGCAGGTGCAATACCTGATGATACCTTTCCTGTAAAAAATTACGGCTTAGATTAAACGCGAGCTCACGTTCCATGATACGGGCAGGACCGTGAAAGCACCATTCAATAAATTTGAGCACAAAATAGCTGGCAGCGTATAAGAAGGCATAATGCAGGACCTGTTGTGTGTCCTGCTGGATCTTACTGATAAACCACCCCAGCAGCACCGGATATAAAGCGTTGATAATTGAAGAGACAACGAACATCGCATAT
The DNA window shown above is from Chitinophaga agri and carries:
- a CDS encoding ABC transporter ATP-binding protein, which codes for MANPYVSLLRTAWRYARTERKRYVLVYAMFVVSSIINALYPVLLGWFISKIQQDTQQVLHYAFLYAASYFVLKFIEWCFHGPARIMERELAFNLSRNFLQERYHQVLHLPVKWHQDHHSGATINRIRKAYDALKTFFDHGFMYLRAVGKLIFSVVAIVYFSPLFGTIGILLGVITIWVLFKFDKPFIRTLDEVNEKEHVVSSTLFDSLSNIMTVITLRLEKSMETGLLSKVHNIIPPFKKNIRVNEWKWFVADMLITVIYCVVAVGYILQYWKPGTVFYVAGLVTLLGYVNQFTSVFYDFAWQYTDITQYNTYVQTAANIDEAFKRQHRPDAPTDLPDTWREINIKDLSFSHRDAYDSEHAPQSLHQLNINIPRGKRIALIGESGSGKSTLLSLLRGLYDPQPGMQLTVDGKSYELDTLNETVTLFPQEPEIFENTIAYNVTLGLPFSEADIEEVCESAHFTEVIRQLPLGLESDIREKGVNLSGGQKQRLALARGILAARESEVVLLDEPTSSVDPKTEVMIYSKLFSAFADKAVISSIHRLHLLTHFDYVYVLEQGRIVAEGTFEDLRQNSPVFQELWKHQKETMGKHFL